The following proteins are co-located in the Vigna unguiculata cultivar IT97K-499-35 chromosome 9, ASM411807v1, whole genome shotgun sequence genome:
- the LOC114163320 gene encoding uncharacterized protein LOC114163320, giving the protein MEQSKEKNAPWLSVPQFGDWDQKGQVPDYSLDFSKIREMRKQNKTNISRASLGNEEELMASSTTNNTNTVHSDEHQHQHPHYHQTSSPTTRRSFLSYFNCCVKA; this is encoded by the exons ATGGAGCAAAGTAAGGAG AAAAATGCTCCCTGGTTATCAGTGCCACAGTTTGGGGACTGGGATCAGAAGGGACAAGTGCCAGACTACTCTCTGGATTTCTCTAAAATTCGGGAAATGAGGAAgcaaaacaagacaaatattTCAAGGGCAAGTCTTGGTAATGAAGAGGAACTGATGGCTTCTTCTACCACTAACAATACAAACACTGTCCACAGTGATGAACACCAGCACCAGCACCCTCACTACCACCAAACCAGCTCTCCAACT ACAAGGAGGAGCTTCCTGAGCTACTTCAACTGTTGCGTAAAAGCTTGA
- the LOC114164040 gene encoding developmentally-regulated G-protein 3 — protein MATVMQKIKDIEDEMARTQKNKATAHHLGLLKAKLAKLRRELLTPSSKGGGGAGEGFDVTKSGDSRVGLVGFPSVGKSTLLNKLTGTFSEVASYEFTTLTCIPGVITYRGAKIQLLDLPGIIEGAKDGKGRGRQVISTARTCNCILIVLDAIKPITHKRLIEKELEGFGIRLNKEPPNLSFRKKDKGGINLTSTATTTHLDLETVKAICSEYRIHNADITLRYDATADDLIDVIEGSRVYMPCIYVVNKIDQITLEELEILDKLPHYCPISAHLEWNLDGLLDKIWEYLSLTRIYTKPKGMNPDYEDPVILSSKKRTVEDFCDRIHKDMLKQFKYALVWGSSAKHKPQRVGKEHELEDEDVVQIIKKV, from the exons ATGGCGACGGTGATGCAGAAAATCAAAGATATCGAAGATGAG ATGGCAAGAACCCAAAAAAACAAGGCAACTGCTCATCATTTGGGCTTGCTGAAG GCTAAACTCGCAAAGCTGCGGAGGGAACTCCTCACACCTTCATCAAAAGGAGGTGGCGGTGCTGGTGAAGGTTTTGATGTGACTAAAAGTGGGGATTCAAGAGTTGGTCTTGTGGGCTTCCCTTCAGTTGGAAAATCTACTTTACTTAATAAGTTGACTGGGACATTTTCTGAG GTTGCTTCCTATGAGTTTACTACCTTAACTTGCATTCCAGGAGTGATAACTTATCGTGGAGCAAAAATCCAG TTGTTGGATCTCCCTGGAATCATTGAGGGTGCTAAGGATGGAAAGGGTAGAGGAAGGCAG GTTATTAGTACTGCAAGGACATGCAATTGCATTTTGATTGTCCTAGATGCAATAAAGCCAATAACACATAAGCGTCTTATAGAAAAAGAGCTGGAGGGATTTGGTATAAG GTTGAACAAAGAGCCACCAAATCTGTCTTTTAGGAAGAAGGATAAAGGTGGAATTAATCTCACTTCAACTGCCACCACAACACATTTGGATCTTGAGACTGTGAAAGCTATATGTAGTGAGTACAGAATTCACAATGCCGATATTACTCTTCGGTATGATGCCACTGCCGATGACCTTATAGATGTCATTGAGGGCAGTAGAGTATATATGCCATGTATCTATGTTGTGAACAAGATTGATCAGATCACACTTGAAGAACTGGAGATCTTGGATAAGCTACCTCATTACTGCCCAATCAG TGCACACCTGGAGTGGAACCTGGATGGTCTTCTGGACAAAATCTGGGAATATCTCAGCTTAACTCGTATCTATACTAAACCTAAAGGGATGAATCCTGACTATGAAGACCCTGTAATATTATCCTCAAAGAAGAGGACAGTTGAGGACTTCTGCGATCGTATTCACAAGGACATGCTTAAACAGTTTAAGTA TGCTTTGGTCTGGGGTTCAAGTGCGAAACACAAGCCTCAAAGGGTTGGCAAG GAGCATGAACTCGAAGATGAAGATGTGGTTCAAATTAtcaagaaagtttaa